CTAGCTCCAGCTTCATCCTGCTGAGGTCGGCTCGCTCCTGCTGGCGGCCTGTTAGACACCATCTGACCACATCAGGGCCACAGGGAACGCGTTGGCAAGCAAACTGCGGGCGCACGGACTGCGTGCAGGGCTGCAGTGACACTCCTTTGCTCTGCCCCCAAAGCAGGGCTAGCCCGTCTCATCCTCTGCTGTTCTCCGCGGGGGCCCTGACAGCAGTAGTCCACCAGGTCCCTAACCAGAGGGGACACGCACCCAGGGTCTCCACGTGGTACCTTGAAACCCTTTTGCTGGGGCTGACATTGGAGGTGGCCGCGGAGCCAACCCCCAGGCCACTCTCTCCAGTGAAACCCGCCTCAGAGATCCTCTCCCCGCCCGTCACACCCTGTGTGTGGCAGGGAGGTTTTGGAGTTGAGTGAACATTTTCTCAGCTATTGACTTGACAACGGGGACCTTAGTGTGGCACCTTGCTTTGGCATGTCCTATTTTCTATACCTCGGTTTCCAGTGACACTTCTCACTGTCATCTGTTCGGGGCGCAGTGTGGCTGCCCCACCACGGGGTCTTGTCTTGCCGGCGACCGTGGAGTCCTTCTGGTTCCGTGTGAAATACTGCCCAGGCGCACAGAGAGGCCGTTAGTGATGTGACGTCCaacctctgccctccctccctccttccgtGCTTCCGGGCACCTCCCTTGCTGGGGTCCAGCGGTGTCAGAGACATCGCAGCCTCCAACTTCTCACTCCCACCAAAGCGAGGCTGTGACGACTGCGCCGGCGAGTGAACGCGAGTCAGCTCGCCCAGTGCCACAGGTGCCGTCGTCCGGGAATGCCTCCTCCTGTCCTCTGTCTGCAGGACTCCGTGGCCCTTTAGCTGGACTTGCTGTCACTCCGAGCCTTTCTTCCATTTGCATAACCTTGTCAGAAACTCAGACCAAGTCTACACGCAGAGCTGTGCCCCTGGACAGGTGGCCAGCACTCACTAGGTGCTGTGGTTGCAGGACAAGGAACACAAGGACAGCACGGTGTCGGCTGGGGGGGACCCACAGGGTGTCTGTGCCGACCAGCTGGCCTCCTACCTCCCTCTGCTGCCTCAGGACAGCCGGCGGACTAGTATTTATGAGGCCACCACGGGGCTGTCCAGTAACTCAAAGAGCCTTCTTGCCTGGCCCACGCTGTCCATGCAGGCCCGTGCTGGCGAGTGGTGGTGACTTGGCATTTCTGTTTTAGGTGCAGAGACTGAGTCATCGCAGGTCAGGGAGCTAAGACCGATGGCCCTGCCAGCAACTCGTAGGCATTTCTCGGAGGCGGTAGCCTCTCTGTCACTGTGCTCAGGGCACGCTGGTAATTCTGATGTCGTGAGGTCAGTGCATGTCAACGTGGCCGACTCGCCTTATAAACTCATCTTCTGGACAGTTCTACCCATCGTCCTGTAGCAGTGTCCTGGTTGTTCACAAGGCAGAAACTAGTGTTCTAGGTATTAAAGCTTATTGATTGTGGTACTATTGATGTGGTCAGGAACTTTTGAAATCTTCATTTGCTTTGTTTGGGGTGTGTTGTGGCTTCCTAAACCACAAGACACCCCACTAGCTGCTCACCAGCTCTGCTGGCCTTCCTCCCACCAGTCACCCCTGTTCTGGGCGTGCCGTTAAAGGGGTTTGCCCAGTAGCTTGGACAAAAGAAACTTAACAGTTTAGGTCACctgccatatgccaggcactgtgctgaacaTGTTCACGCAGACTCTCTTAGTAACCCTCACTGTCCTCCACAAGACAAACCAGTATCATCGCTCTGGGGCCCTAGCTGGGGAAACGGGCTCAGAGAGACTGAGCGCACGGCGGCACCTGGATATGAACCTGCCACCCAAGCACGGTCGTTCCCCGAGCCTCCTGCCCTCTGGCGTGCTGGCTAGGGCTGGGGACGCAGCCACTGCTCGGACACGGCCCCCATGGCTGTGTCTCGGCAGCAAACTGCCTCTCTGACCTCACCAACCCTGTGCGTCCTTGCTGAGTGAGGCGTTCAGGACCCTGGACCCACAGTGGAGAAGGCCTCCCCTGCTAGATCACAGCCACGCCTGCGTGTGAGTGTCGTGCGTTTTGTTCAGTGAACTTTTATCATCAACGTCCTCAGCAATGACATTGGCAGAGAAGCCAGAGCTCGTTCTCTTGGGACGTGGCTTTCCTGAATGTTTTAGGAAAGTACCAGAAAATGTAGAGAGCTTTGTTTCTAGCAAACAATAACTGTCTTTGCTTTTATCCTCTGCATTTGCTGACACCTCAATCAGCTGAAGAAGCAGGCATTGGAGACACCCCCAACCTGGAAGACCAAGCTGCTGGACACGTGACCCAAGGTCAGTGGGCTACGGTTGCCTGCCAGGACTTGGGGACTGGGAGGAGGACCTGGGAACACTCAGACGGGCTCCACCCTGAAAGGAAAGTATGGACTTGGGCCCTCATTCGTGAGTGCAGGAGATGTGGGGGAATTGGTTCTTACCAAAAGTGGATTATTCAGATACAGAAAGAGCCCTTGTGGGGTTTTTTCTAACATCGTTTCTGAGTAGTTCCTAAGGTGCTTAGTGTCCTGAAAGAAGCTGGCCTTGTCCAGCCTGGGCGTTGAGAATGATGTCCAACAGAAATTCAAATGTGTCTACTGGGGGAGTCTCCCTGCAGGCTGCCCTCCGGCCTGCCCGGGAGCGAGGCCTCGGCCGTATCACCCTCAAACATTGCTTTTGAGCCTTGCTCTGTGCAAACTTCAAACCTCATTATGATTTTCTTCTCAGGAACCAAACTGTTGTGTTCAAGAAATGCAGCTTTCTGTAATCATTTAGCCTAAACATTTCAAGAATTTCAAAATCCTAGAGATTCCTAATTTTAGGAAATGGAGACCTCTGATATAGGTTAAACATGGGCTGGgtttgttttctgtcatttgaCAGATAAATGACCTTGAGTCTCCTCTGTAATGTGGAAACTGCCAGATTGCAAGAGAGCTGGGAAGACACTGTTCTTTTTTCCAGAAAGTGATAGGGGATTTGTCCAATGTTCAGCCGCCACTGGTGCCATCTGGCTTTAGGAGACTTTGCCTGGTTGAGGTGTCCTGTTCCCAGAGGGTCAGAGCCCGCGGTGAGCTGGTGTTTCTCTTCTCACATGGCGCAGAAGGGCGTGTCTTCATTCTTAGGCTGACAAGAGCTTTAAAAACTGTTAGAACAGACAATCAGTCTACAAGGGGGACCTCAGTCTGGGTATGAAATAACTAGAATCCTGGCCCCCATTTCTCTTAGGTCATGTTTTTCAACTTAGGTAAAACTAGAGGctttcagcctgagcaagagcgagaccccgtctctactaaacagtagaaagaaattagctggacaactaaaaatatatagaaaaaattagccgggcatggtggcgcatgcctgtagtcccagctactcgggaggctgaggcaggaggatctcttgagcccaggagtgtgaggttgctgtgagctaggctgatcccacggcactcactctagcctgggcaacagagtaagatcctgtctcaaaaaacaaacaacaacaacaacaacaacaaaaaaaaactagaggCTTTCATAAAGCATGACCTCTAGAAATCGtcatttatttccataaaaagaAGTGAATTGGAGTGTTTTCTACAGATTTTTAGTGCAGGCTGTGTCTACATGCCCCCAAAACATATTCCATGCAACCCAAAGATCAGGCCACTGTCTTTTCTGGAACCTTTCCTTTTGTGCtcactgaatttttaatgtttgtacAGCCTGGAATCACATAGGTATAACGTAAAAGGTAAAAGATAGAAAAGGTGTTTCGGGATGGAGCTGAGGGTAAGATGTGGGAAGGCCTCACCCACGGCCCGCTCACAGCGGGGGGTTGACCTTTCTTGTGTGAGTGTCCAGGGACCAGGTCTACCGAGGAGGCCGTCGGGGGACTTACCTGGGGGGACTTACCTGGGACTCCCCCGCCCCCAGTGACTGCTGtgtttaatatttactgagcccttCAGAGTGTCCTGGGAACTGCATAGAACCTTCTCCCAACTCGACTCCCTCCTCCAGGAGTGTGACTTGCATTGTGTCCGGTTGTTTGTCCGTCAGCACACACACGCACCGTCCAGTTCTGCATCGATGGCTCTTCGAGATGTGTTTACCATTTATACTTGGGGCCCTTGTCTCTTTTTCAGTGGGGGTTTCTTAAAGTCTTGTCGTGTATCAGAGTATAACATCCCACTTAGGAGCAATTTCTAGAAAGCTCTGGGAGGAAAGCATTTGCCAGAAGGCAGCAGAGACCTGGCCTGTCTTTCCTCTGGTCAGCCCTGGTGCTCAGGCTCGGGGCTGTCTCTGTCACCGGGGCTGTCCCCCCCAGAGGTTAGCCAAGGACCCAGTAGGACACCCGCAGACCTTGTTTTCTTGACGCCAGTAGATGCACGTAGGATCCATTTATTGATCGCctgctgtgtggcaggcactgtggccGACTCTAGGAACAGGAAGTGAATGCGGCCTTGAGCTTGGCCGGGCTCAGGGGGGATGGGAAGCCGGGCTGTGGCCACTCCTCTGGGCGGGGAGCCAACGGCAACCACCCTGACCTGATTAGGTTGGCGAGAAAGGGCTGGGCACACGTGTCACCTGTGTGTGTCCATGACTACACTCGTgtcaccttcctccctcccctcatccaaatctcttctttttccaaGCCCCCGAGTCCTCGGGGGTTACAGGTTTTGTTTAAGGAGAGCTGGCGAGTTGTGTGAGTTCTTCTGCTGGGACTAGCCAGGATGTTCAAAGAGTTGAGAGAGAGATATAAAAACAAGGGGTGCTTATTAGGAGAATCAAAGAGTATAATTCTCCTGTCCTTAATTGACAGGTAGATACTTTAAAGAGGGGGTCACATGAATGTCACATGAATGAACCAGAAAAAAACGAAGCGTCCCCTCGATCAACCGGGCTGTGCAGCAAGTCGAGTGGCCAGGGCCCAGCGGTGGTCCCCGAGGGCTGTCACTGTCTGTGCCACGCGGAGCCTTTTGCTGCCATGGCCTAACGCACCCTGTGCCAGAGGCCTGTCTGTGGTCGGTGACTGGGTGGGTCTGGGTGGTGCTTCTGTTCTAGGAATCCTACAGCAGGTCTATTAGTCAAGGCTGGATCCTCGATGGTCACAGTTTTGGATTTTCCCCAAATCTATCAGAGAACGGGCTTGAGGCAGGATTTGTTTGTGGCACTGATTTCATTTACCAAAaagagaagcagggaaggagagggagcgAGGGAAGGAGATCCTTGCTGCACCCTAGCCAGGTCCCACCCAGAGGCCAGAGTCCTGGGAGACTCGAatttcctgggggaggggagaagcctGTGGCCCTGGAGGATTAAGCCCAGGGCAGCCCCAGACGCCCGCTGGCCTGCTCCGTGCCCAGCCAGAGCCCGTCGACAGGCAGAGGAATAATGCCCGTCCTAGAAGGTCCCCAGGCCCAAGCTCCCACTTctcagatgagaacactgaggtccCGAGAGGGGAGGTGCTCACCCAGGGTCACCCAGAGAGTTGGTGGCAGAGAGACCAAGGGAGCTTGCATTCCAAGCAAACCAAGGCAGCGATATGGGCCCAGAGCTGTGCTCCTGTCTCTGTTAGGGGGGCTTGAGATGCCCGTGAAATGTCCTTATGTCCAGAGCGGTGTTCCCTCTCTCAGACCATGAATGTGCCCTTGCTAACTTTTGCCACCGCTGCCTCTCCCAAGCAGAGCAGTGGAGAGTTCCGGGCCAGCAGAGGGAGGCACCAGAGAGGCCCCTGGCCACTGCGCTTGGCCCTCACGTCCGGCCCCGACTCGGTGGAGAGGCTTCCGGGGTGCCAGTGCCGCCTCTGGGGGAGACGCAGCCGGAAGCTCCCGTCCCGGTGACCACTCGCCCTCCTCAGCAGCACCCCCTTTGCCCAGCGCCCCCCGCAGCAGGAGGCCCTCAGGAGCCCCCGCAGGAGTGGGAACCGGAAGGGAGGGCCCAGGCCAAGCTTGTCCCCCCTGGGCATCTCCGCACGGAGCCCGAGAGCACCGAGGTTGTCCAGGAAAGTGTCCTCGGGTCGCCAGGGCGCCGCGGAGGCGAGACCTCAGACAGGGGGACCCCAGGCTGGAGCCACCAGCCGGTGTCCGTCATGCCCGGGGCTCACGCCCTGCCCGAGGGCCCCAGAGAGGCCACATACCGCCCTTCGGGGACAGGACCTGAGGACACAGAGGGGAGCCGCAGTGGCTCTGAGCTGCCAAAGCACGGGCTCTCGGGAGGCCTGCACCGGGAGGGGCCACTCCCAAAGGGGGCTGGGGGCAAAGAGAGGCTGTGGGacgaggaagaggaagatgaagaccGTGATGTGGACGAGTCCTCGCcccaggcctcccccacccctgatGGGCCACCCTTCCAGAGAGTCTCCAGAGAAGCCGCTGGCGTCACGGGGTTCCCTGCTGAGGGTGCCATCCCCCTCCCTGCCGGCTTCCTCTCCAAAGTGTCTGCAGAGACCCCAGCCTCAGAGCCCGACGGGCCCGGTGCAGAAGAGCAGGACTCGGCCCCCGAGTTCATGTTCCACGTGGAAATCAAAGCCAACGTGCAGAAGGAGCAGGCGTGCTCAGAGCCGGATTTGGAAACAGCTGCGTTTCCAGGGGCCCCCGGACAGGAGCCGGAGGCCCAGGGCCCCTCCTTGGGAGAAGACACAAAAGAGGCCGACCTTCCAGAACCCTCTGAAAAGCGGCCTGCCGCTGGCCTGCGGGGGAAGCCAGTCAGCCGGGTCCCTCAGCTCAAAGGTCTGTGTCTTGAGCTCCCTCGACCCTTCCCTGGGGACTTCCTGTGCCACCCAGGCTGCGGGCACGCTGAGCTTCCTCCTGACTCCTGCTGCTTCCAAGGTTCCGAGGACGCCACTAAACCAACACCTGGGCACGCTGCTCCCTCCCTCGGCCTTCTCCTGTGGCTCAGGCTCTGGCAGCACGTGTCCCTTCACGCTTGCCTGCCACTCTGCATGTCACCAGCACCCCCACCCGGTGCTCCCCATCGTGTTTGGTTCTCTGGCCGCCAGGTTTATCCACAGCGGCCTGTCAGCCCACAGGAGGCTGGGGGCGCTCCACAGAGACGGTAACAGCGGCCCTGTTCCTGAGTGTTTATTACGTGCCTTAAATTCATTGTCTAGAACCCTCCAACCCTCCCAAGCAGGCATAATTAGCCCTGCtttgcagatgagggaactgatgctcagagaggtaaaataacttgTAAGGGACGGAGCCAGGTTCAGAATCCAGGGAGGGCTGCTCTGAGAGGCACGCCCTTCCCACATCCACTGTGCCTTCCAGAAGGTGCTGGAGTGTGTATTCCCAACGCAGAGATGTGGAGGCACATGCTGCAGGCGACACACACGCATCTGGAGGTGCCCAGAAGACACGCTGAGCCTTTggccccacacccctgccctgccttgcAGCAGGAGAGAGACCCTGAGCACAAAACCTTCCTGGTCCAAAGTGCTTCCTCCGTGATCGGGGAACGAGGGGGTTTCTATGCTGACATCGCAGGGGACTCAACTAGGCCCCATCCTGAGCCCTTGGGATCATGACCACAGCTGCAGGGGAGGCCTCATAGCCACAAGGCAGGTTCATTCGTAGGTTTGGGACCCTTAgcattttagaattatttgcaGGGCCCAGAAATTGATGCTACTTAACCTCAACAGTTGCAAGCATCTGTTAAATTTTGAATAGATTCTACTtataaagaaaactttgaaatacAGATATAAAGGAACCTGTGTTTAAAAtttaagacaggaaaaaaatgtcGTATATCCTATTTTGAATTCCAAAACATTAGGGGACAAATAACCGTGACTTGAGAGTTTGCTACAATGTTTCCTGAAACGATGTTTTATTGAATACTGGTCCA
The Eulemur rufifrons isolate Redbay chromosome 9, OSU_ERuf_1, whole genome shotgun sequence DNA segment above includes these coding regions:
- the MAPT gene encoding microtubule-associated protein tau isoform X4 translates to MAEPRQEFDVMEDHAEEAYGLGDRKDQGDYTLLQDQEGDTDHGLKESPLQTPADDGSEEPGSETSDAKSTPTAEAEEAGIGDTPNLEDQAAGHVTQEQWRVPGQQREAPERPLATALGPHVRPRLGGEASGVPVPPLGETQPEAPVPVTTRPPQQHPLCPAPPAAGGPQEPPQEWEPEGRAQAKLVPPGHLRTEPESTEVVQESVLGSPGRRGGETSDRGTPGWSHQPVSVMPGAHALPEGPREATYRPSGTGPEDTEGSRSGSELPKHGLSGGLHREGPLPKGAGGKERLWDEEEEDEDRDVDESSPQASPTPDGPPFQRVSREAAGVTGFPAEGAIPLPAGFLSKVSAETPASEPDGPGAEEQDSAPEFMFHVEIKANVQKEQACSEPDLETAAFPGAPGQEPEAQGPSLGEDTKEADLPEPSEKRPAAGLRGKPVSRVPQLKARMVSKGKDGTGSDDKKAKGADGKTKIATPRGAAPPGQKGANATRIPAKTPPAPKTPPGSGEPPKSGDRSGYSSPGSPGTPGSRSRTPSLPTPPTREPKKVAVVRTPPKSPSSAKSRLQTAPVPMPDLKNVRSKIGSTENLKHQPGGGKVQIVYKPVDLSKVTSKCGSLGNIHHKPGGGQVEVKSEKLDFKDRVQSKIGSLDNITHVPGGGNKKIETHKLTFRENAKAKTDHGAEIVYKSPVVSGDTSPRHLSNVSSTGSINMVDSPQLATLADEVSASLAKQGL